CAAGCAGCTGAGACCACACCGAAGATCAGGTGGGCATAGTCGGGAAAAATCGCCATCAGCGCGGCCGACAAAAAGAGTGCGAGCGCCTGCACATAAAAGGCCCCGCTGAGCATCCCCGCCTTGATCAAAAAGGCCATGCCATTGACGAGCCCCAGCACGGGTGAAAGTCGCAGCACCGGGAGTTCGAGCCAAGCTTCGAGGGGAAACAGAAGGCCGATGCAAATCATACTACCGGCCCAGATATGGGCGATCTGACGTTCGACAAAGGTCACCGGGCCGATCCGTCGGCGGAGCAGCCAGAAGACAGCCGCCCAGGCACCCAAACCGGCGGTCCACACGAAGGTGTAAACCAACCGATCGCGCACACCATTCCACTGCAGCGCGGTGGTGAGCGAGCAGACCAAAATCAGCGCCAGGCTGTGCCACATCCAGAGCACGCCCCAATTTTCAAGCACAGCGGCGTGATGCGTTTCGCGCATCCACGAGGCGACGATCTGGCCAAAGCGTCCGCTTCGCGCGGCGATACTTTCGTCGTTCAAAAACGCTTCGAGATCGCGGGCCAGTAGGGCTGCCGAGTTGTAGCGCAGGTCGGTCGGTTTTTGCAGACAGCGGAGCGCAATCATTTCGAGATCGCGATCGGCACGCGGGTTGAGCATTCGGGGTGGAACCGGATCTTGCTCGAGCACCATCAGCACCACATCGACCGGCGAAGCGGCTTGAAATGGCGGCCGTCCGGTCAGCATGTGGTAGAGCACAACACCGAGGCTATACACATCGCTCACAGGTCCAACTTGGCCTCGCGCGCCGGCGGCTTGTTCCGGTGCCATGTAGGCCGGTGTTCCCAGGACTGCGCCAGTTTTGGTGAGGCTAGCCGCGTCGCTCGTTTGCTTGGCGAGACCGAAATCGGTGACGTGGGGAAAGCCCGCGTTATCGAGCAGAATGTTCGACGGCTTGATATCGCGATGCAGTACCCCTTTGGTGTGCGCGAAATGAATGGCGTGAGCCACTCGCGCCAAAAGCGTCGCTGCCTCGCGCGAGTCCATCGGCCCTTCAGCGAGTCGGTGACTAAGCGTGGTCCCTTGAATGTACTTCATGCTGAAGTAGGGACGTCCGTCGACCTGGCCCACTTCATACACCGGCACAATGCCCGGATGATCGAGTTTCGCAGCCGCTTGAGCCTCGGCCTGAAAACGTTCGCGATCGGCTGGCGAAGCGAGTTGGCCTCGCAAAATCATCTTCACCGCCACTTCGCGGCCGAGCGTGATTTGCCTGGCCCGGTACACCACACCCATGCCACCACGGCCAAGTTCTTCGAGCAAATCGTAGTCGCCAAAGCGGCACGGAAGCTCGAGGATGCCGCTCGGAAAATCGCTCTCCTTCGGAGAACCAGGGGGCATGGAGATCGACGTGCTGGCGGCTGCCACTTGGGCCACCATCACCGCGCCCCACAGCTGGCGCAGTTCAGCCGCGAGATCGGGATGCGAGCGGCATTGCTGATCGAGATCGACTTGCTCGCCGCGCTGGGCTCGGTCGGCCAGATCGGCCAGCAGCATCGCCAGCCGCTCTTCAGCTTCTTCAGACAGAATCGTGCTTGGTACGCTTGGCTTCACGCGTCGTCTACCGTTTGTGTGTTTATCGCGCGATCCGTGGCGCTGCCAACGACCAAGCGAGGCGGGCCGATTTTACGAAATCGAATCGTCGCTGTTTTGCGGGTTCACCATCATCTCGCGCAGCCGCCGCACCGCCCGCAAGTAGCGCATGCTGGCCGCAGGTTCGGAGAGTCCCAGTGCTTGGGCAATCTCTTGATTCGACAGTTGCTCGTAGTGCCGCATCACAATGATTTCGCAGTCCTGATCGCCGAGCTTCGCAATCGCTTGCTCTACCACCTGAGCCATTTCGTGCTGCGTGGCCGCAGCGGCTGGTGTGAGCTGCCGATCGCAAATTTGCGCGGCGAGTTCCATCGTCGAGCGGTCGTCGCCGGCAGGAACTTGAATCGGCCGCTCGCGATCGACGCTTCGTTTGGCCGATCCTCGATGCCGCCGATGGGCGTCGATGATCCGGTCTTTGGCGATTTGACGCAGCCAGAGATGGAACGACATCACCGGGTTATTCAGGTAGTCCTTGATGCGGCGATTGGCCTCCACCAGAACGTCCTGCACCACGTCGCTGACAT
This window of the Pirellula staleyi DSM 6068 genome carries:
- a CDS encoding serine/threonine-protein kinase, with product MKPSVPSTILSEEAEERLAMLLADLADRAQRGEQVDLDQQCRSHPDLAAELRQLWGAVMVAQVAAASTSISMPPGSPKESDFPSGILELPCRFGDYDLLEELGRGGMGVVYRARQITLGREVAVKMILRGQLASPADRERFQAEAQAAAKLDHPGIVPVYEVGQVDGRPYFSMKYIQGTTLSHRLAEGPMDSREAATLLARVAHAIHFAHTKGVLHRDIKPSNILLDNAGFPHVTDFGLAKQTSDAASLTKTGAVLGTPAYMAPEQAAGARGQVGPVSDVYSLGVVLYHMLTGRPPFQAASPVDVVLMVLEQDPVPPRMLNPRADRDLEMIALRCLQKPTDLRYNSAALLARDLEAFLNDESIAARSGRFGQIVASWMRETHHAAVLENWGVLWMWHSLALILVCSLTTALQWNGVRDRLVYTFVWTAGLGAWAAVFWLLRRRIGPVTFVERQIAHIWAGSMICIGLLFPLEAWLELPVLRLSPVLGLVNGMAFLIKAGMLSGAFYVQALALFLSAALMAIFPDYAHLIFGVVSAACFFFPGLKYTRQRFTAPQARSSRSF
- a CDS encoding sigma-70 family RNA polymerase sigma factor gives rise to the protein MWPETEQTQQLLDGVKQGDADAVNRLMERHRDSLRRLVQMRLDQKIQRRVDVSDVVQDVLVEANRRIKDYLNNPVMSFHLWLRQIAKDRIIDAHRRHRGSAKRSVDRERPIQVPAGDDRSTMELAAQICDRQLTPAAAATQHEMAQVVEQAIAKLGDQDCEIIVMRHYEQLSNQEIAQALGLSEPAASMRYLRAVRRLREMMVNPQNSDDSIS